The stretch of DNA TAACAAAAAGTTCTGGCAGAAGAAAACACTAAGAAAACGTCTAATGATATAGATAAGCAGATAAGTTTCTTGTTGTACGTGGGAGCCCCTCGTTTGGATATAAGCCACAAGTTTTCCACTCCCCAGAGTTCAAGATCACTGTAGCAGATGCATGCAAGACATGCTTCACTCTTAACATTTCTAGCGGCGGACGATGTAGACCATCATCGTCAGCTGCTCCTCGTTATCCATCAGCTTGAAGAGACAGAGGTCCCCCTCCCGCAGGTGGTTGTCATGGGCAAAAGACTCCCATCCTTTGTAAATGCCCATCCGGTTGGTCGTGTCTAGCGTGCGATGCCTATAATTCAGCTTGGTAGTCCATGATCTGCTCTTCCCCTCCCGCTGAAGCACCAAACTGATTGAACTATTATTTCCATCATGATGGCCAGCAGCAAACTTCTGAAGCAGATATCTGGCTGCGTACTGCCAGACAAAGTTCTGTTTATATACATAACACAGGTCAAATGTTTATATACAAAACACAGGTGCTGAGATACTTGGGAAATTTGTTGCTATTTATTTTATCGAGGGATACAGATGCAATTGAGGAATTAACAGAAAGCAACAGAAAATGTTTTCCCTGAACTTACTAGCATGGGAAACTGACGCATGCTCTTGCTCACGATAGAAACATAAAAGGGCGGTTTGAACTTAATCTCCTCAACTTTCCCCAGACATTTCAAATACTGTGCTGGTGTTAGACAAGCTCTGTCAGCCAGGATGAAGAGACTCTCGGAAGCTCCCTGGGAATCCTCAGAGACTTTACATTGTTCATGTTCTGAAGAGTACACTTCACCTGGACAAGTTTTCACATAGATCAGATAGATATAATGGGAACTGAAGTGCACATGCATCCTAGGAGTGCCAACATTTTATTACCATCGGTAGGTGGTTCCTCCTTCACACCGCCCATCGTGGCACTTGTACTTCCATGATTCGAGACAATGTCAGTTCTTCCACCAGGGTAATGCGCAATGCTCGCTTTGTGAAGGAGATGGACTGTCACTCTGAATCTTCTGTGCTTAACATTTGTCATTGGTTGAAAGAGGCAGATATCACCAGTACTCACATGATTGTCACAGGAAAAGTTGCGCAAATTGAGGTTGCGCCGACCTGCATCAGGCATGCCAGATGGCGTGATGTGGAATGTGCATTTCCAATGCTTTTTCTTCCCAGGCAGCTGGAGTATGACAGTTGTGTCTTCACATGGAAAGTGCTCGCGTGCATAATCCTTTTGTATTACCTAATTGAAAAAAGGAACAGAATGTGATTTTGATACTATTAACCTTGTTATATAGTATGACAACTGTAGTATAGAATTTAAAAGCTAAGACCATCAAAATGGCAACGATAATGTTGATTTAGAAAAGCATGTGCATTTCGTTGCAAGCATACCATTCAGAGTTTTGAGTTAGAACCGAAAGGATGACCGACTTAAATAGTATTATAACAAGATAATGTGTGCTGGTAAAGAGAGTGAGCAATTTTCATACAAAATGCATGGTAAAACTTACATACCAGAGTGCCATGCCGTTTTGCATTCGTCTTCTTCATCTGTACAACTAGCACTGTGattttaggttgaattttctctataagtgCGTCTATTTTCACCTTCTGTGCTTTTGTAGGATAGCACTGCGCTGATATGACATAGTTATTCGAAACCGTCTGTAGATTAGCTGGCTCCACAGAATTGTCTACAGATGGACTGTCTTCTGCTGTACAAATATTTCAACAGTAAGAAAGCATGTGCTGGAGGGTAACTGCATAATCTGATTACACAACTTAACCTGACAATTCCTCAGAAGAATAACATCTTCCCTTCTGGCTTCCATCTGAATCGCATGGATTACTCATCTTGTATATGACCTGTAAAAAGAATCATATATTATATCAGGTGGCACTATTCAAAGGTGTTTTCATAACTAATTTGATACCCTGATCATTGAAGATCAGTATGATGCCCTCTTCCAAGTTCAAAAGCAGAGATCATGCTGTTTGTGGTCTGTATGATACCTAAGATCATTTGGTGGGATTTTGATCATATGCCATACTTTAGTTTGTAAGTCTTAACCCTTTTTTTCCAATAGACTTGGTCAAACTTAAGAAACTTTGACTTACAACAAACGTAGAACTTCAATTAATTTGGAAAGGAGAGAGTAATTCAAAATTATGCAATGTACTCTAAGCATGTATGTTGGATGTCTGCAAGTGACAGTTATGCAACTGGCAATAATGTGCTCCCTCGATATATCCAAAGTTGATGTTTCAGGCATCTACATAAGCACTGATATATGATTCCTAATACATTCATTAGGTGTTTGTAAAAGAAAATTACTATATAGTTCAGGCATTTAATATCTACGCTATGCATGTGAGCTTGATTTTGACTGCAGATATACACTTAAACACTCCATCCTTTATTTGGGCAGCAGTATGAATCGGACAGTGCACAACTTGCTAGAGGCGAAGACTTTAGAGAACTGGGTTACCTGCTCCCCATCGTCTTCCTCTGCCCCTGTCTGCGGTGGCACTTCCCTTTCCCCCTCTGCTCCCTGCTATGCCAGAGGTCGAACCATGTACATGATGAGAAAACATGCAAATTGTCGATAGTATTATAGTAATACATATTTTCATGAAGGAAACTAGGCAAAGGATGCGGAAATCATTTAAGTAATTGAAAATAGCATCTAATCAAGAATGCAGCCAAAAGGAGGCAAGAAGATCCATGTCATACTAAAGTGAGGTACATGGTCGAAGGGGGGAAAACTTTGTCCATAGAAAGGGGAAACTGTCATGAATATGGCATAGAAAGAGGGCAAATCAACACTACAGACTTGAAGAAGAGAAGACGCATGACTAAATTTCAGGCAAAGAGTGGAACATTGCATAAAAAGCTTACCACGGTGCTGCCACTGTCACTGGTGCTCGCACTGCCTGGTAAAATGCAAAAAAGTATTCTTTAACTTATTCGTAGAAGCTACAACCACCGTATTGAGAGCAAGGCAAAGAAGAGCAAGAATTAAAAGACGCATACTGGCATCGTTGTCGTGCTGGTAGTGCCTGCGGCACATGCTCTGGTCGAACACCTTCACGGTTAGCACGAAATGGCTGTCGTAGCTTATGACGAGGAAGTGCCCGAGCCGCAGGCCGTGAGCACGGGCGAACTGCTCCCATCCATGCCCCAGGTACATGTGGCCCTCCGCGTCCAACACTACTTCCATGTCCCACAAGTGACGCCTGCGCCCGTCCTCCCTCAGCTTCACTTCCTGAAGCTCACAGCCGTCGAGCACCTTGGCAAACTTGTCTGGCAGCCTCTGCGACGAGGATTAAGCAGCGGTCAAATCAAAAGTGTAGTGTTGAGCCAACCAAACAGACCACTGACCAAAGATCAAAGCATAGAAACAGAACTAAAATGAAACAGAAAGTGAGAGACTGTGTGAACTGTACCAGTTTCTTCAAGAAATTCGGGAGTAGGATCAGGAAGAACTCGAAACCCAACAAGTCTTGAAAGGTTGTCTCCTCTTCCATCGTAGCAAAACCGCCGTGTAGCAGGAATGCGgaatgtccttccaaagcttctCTTACGAAGGGAGCTCCATCAAACTGAAAGGCAAACAGACAGATCGAGGCTAGTCATTTATGGAGCAACCCTTATGGTCTTACCTGTGCGTTGATGTTTTCCAATAGAACATTATTTTCTCCATGAGAGCATATTCATATTCCAAATCCGTGTGGAAGTTTGTGTTATTCTTTGGGCAATTTGAAATTGTCGGAATGAGTGTGTCTTTAACCGGTCATCTATTCCTAAATCTTTTATAGGTTATCTTCAGAGCTATGACGTCCATCCATAGGTGGCCATCACTGCAACATGTGGAAACACATGGTCTTATGACCTTTGAGTGCACCCCGCGAAAAACAGATGCACGGGGTTTGTTCAATCAGTTTGGCTCGAGAGCAAGTAAGAGAGTATGTGGATAAATCATGTAATCTCGTTATAGACCGGATGTggtcttatttgattttaattcttttttttcTTGGTGACTTGGGCTTGTTTCATGTTAAATTAATTGGCATTGTACATCGCTTGATGCATAGGCTGGGGTCTTCCCCTTtccgaaaaagaaaaaaaaaggtcAGCTGACATTTATTCAAAGTTGTTTGCATAACTTATGATACCCTAAAATCACTCAATATCACTATGATGTCCTAAGATCTTTTGGGGGAATTTGGTCAAATGCCCAAATACTACTTGGTAC from Triticum urartu cultivar G1812 chromosome 3, Tu2.1, whole genome shotgun sequence encodes:
- the LOC125549283 gene encoding B3 domain-containing protein Os03g0620400-like isoform X2 — protein: MEEETTFQDLLGFEFFLILLPNFLKKLRLPDKFAKVLDGCELQEVKLREDGRRRHLWDMEVVLDAEGHMYLGHGWEQFARAHGLRLGHFLVISYDSHFVLTVKVFDQSMCRRHYQHDNDASSASTSDSGSTVQGAEGEREVPPQTGAEEDDGEQVIYKMSNPCDSDGSQKGRCYSSEELSEDSPSVDNSVEPANLQTVSNNYVISAQCYPTKAQKVKIDALIEKIQPKITVLVVQMKKTNAKRHGTLVIQKDYAREHFPCEDTTVILQLPGKKKHWKCTFHITPSGMPDAGRRNLNLRNFSCDNHVSTGDICLFQPMTNVKHRRFRVTVHLLHKASIAHYPGGRTDIVSNHGSTSATMGGVKEEPPTDGEVYSSEHEQCKVSEDSQGASESLFILADRACLTPAQYLKCLGKVEEIKFKPPFYVSIVSKSMRQFPMLNFVWQYAARYLLQKFAAGHHDGNNSSISLVLQREGKSRSWTTKLNYRHRTLDTTNRMGIYKGWESFAHDNHLREGDLCLFKLMDNEEQLTMMVYIVRR
- the LOC125549283 gene encoding B3 domain-containing protein Os03g0620400-like isoform X4, with the protein product MEEETTFQDLLGFEFFLILLPNFLKKLRLPDKFAKVLDGCELQEVKLREDGRRRHLWDMEVVLDAEGHMYLGHGWEQFARAHGLRLGHFLVISYDSHFVLTVKVFDQSMCRRHYQHDNDASSASTSDSGSTVQGAEGEREVPPQTGAEEDDGEQVIYKMSNPCDSDGSQKGRCYSSEELSAEDSPSVDNSVEPANLQTVSNNYVISAQCYPTKAQKVKIDALIEKIQPKITVLVVQMKKTNAKRHGTLVIQKDYAREHFPCEDTTVILQLPGKKKHWKCTFHITPSGMPDAGRRNLNLRNFSCDNHVSTGDICLFQPMTNVKHRRFRVTVHLLHKASIAHYPGGRTDIVSNHGSTSATMGGVKEEPPTDGEVYSSEHEQCKVSEDSQGASESLFILADRACLTPAQYLKCLGKVEEIKFKPPFYVSIVSKSMRQFPMLYAARYLLQKFAAGHHDGNNSSISLVLQREGKSRSWTTKLNYRHRTLDTTNRMGIYKGWESFAHDNHLREGDLCLFKLMDNEEQLTMMVYIVRR
- the LOC125549283 gene encoding B3 domain-containing protein Os03g0620400-like isoform X1, translated to MEEETTFQDLLGFEFFLILLPNFLKKLRLPDKFAKVLDGCELQEVKLREDGRRRHLWDMEVVLDAEGHMYLGHGWEQFARAHGLRLGHFLVISYDSHFVLTVKVFDQSMCRRHYQHDNDASSASTSDSGSTVQGAEGEREVPPQTGAEEDDGEQVIYKMSNPCDSDGSQKGRCYSSEELSAEDSPSVDNSVEPANLQTVSNNYVISAQCYPTKAQKVKIDALIEKIQPKITVLVVQMKKTNAKRHGTLVIQKDYAREHFPCEDTTVILQLPGKKKHWKCTFHITPSGMPDAGRRNLNLRNFSCDNHVSTGDICLFQPMTNVKHRRFRVTVHLLHKASIAHYPGGRTDIVSNHGSTSATMGGVKEEPPTDGEVYSSEHEQCKVSEDSQGASESLFILADRACLTPAQYLKCLGKVEEIKFKPPFYVSIVSKSMRQFPMLNFVWQYAARYLLQKFAAGHHDGNNSSISLVLQREGKSRSWTTKLNYRHRTLDTTNRMGIYKGWESFAHDNHLREGDLCLFKLMDNEEQLTMMVYIVRR
- the LOC125549283 gene encoding B3 domain-containing protein Os03g0620400-like isoform X3 — protein: MEEETTFQDLLGFEFFLILLPNFLKKLRLPDKFAKVLDGCELQEVKLREDGRRRHLWDMEVVLDAEGHMYLGHGWEQFARAHGLRLGHFLVISYDSHFVLTVKVFDQSMCRRHYQHDNDASSASTSDSGSTVGAEGEREVPPQTGAEEDDGEQVIYKMSNPCDSDGSQKGRCYSSEELSAEDSPSVDNSVEPANLQTVSNNYVISAQCYPTKAQKVKIDALIEKIQPKITVLVVQMKKTNAKRHGTLVIQKDYAREHFPCEDTTVILQLPGKKKHWKCTFHITPSGMPDAGRRNLNLRNFSCDNHVSTGDICLFQPMTNVKHRRFRVTVHLLHKASIAHYPGGRTDIVSNHGSTSATMGGVKEEPPTDGEVYSSEHEQCKVSEDSQGASESLFILADRACLTPAQYLKCLGKVEEIKFKPPFYVSIVSKSMRQFPMLNFVWQYAARYLLQKFAAGHHDGNNSSISLVLQREGKSRSWTTKLNYRHRTLDTTNRMGIYKGWESFAHDNHLREGDLCLFKLMDNEEQLTMMVYIVRR